Genomic window (Streptomyces cadmiisoli):
AGCGGCGCGGAACGGCGTAGTAGCCGCTGCCGGCGTCGTGGCCGATCCTGCCCCGGAACGACGGCGGGGACGAGAGGGACGGCACGCTGGTCGAGGGTGCGGCGGACATGAGTCTCCCTGGGTCCGGGTCCGGCTGGTGGCGCGCGGCACCGCGGCGGCGGGCGGCGCACGGGAATTGGGGGCGCGCGACGGCGTCGGCGCGTACCCGAGCAGGGCGGGGGACACGGTCGCGTACCCGAGCAGGGCGGGGACACGGTGCGGCTGGGCACCGCGGGTTCAGCGCGTACTGCTCGCCGCGCTGGAGACCCTCAGGAGATCGATGTGACGGCGGGAGGTCAGCAGCAGAGGCGGCCGGCCCGCGCGCTCGGCGCGGTCGGCGGGCGACTCCGGACGCTCCATCATTTCCTATCGATTCACTAGGGATTCCTCCTTCGGAGTGTCGGACGGCCCTCGCTCCTCGTCAAGAGGGCGTGGCGCGAAAGTCACCGCGGTACCGGGGAGCCGGCGAAGGGGACGTGCGGTGTCGCGGCGGGGGGCTCGGCCGGGTTCTTCCACAGGCCCCGTGCCGCCAGCAGCGGCAGGACGTTCTCGCCGAACCAGTAGGCCTCCTCCAGATGGGGGTAGCCGGACAGCACGAACTCGTCGATGCCGAGCCGGTGGTACTCGGCGATCCGGTCGGCCACCTCGCTGTGGCTGCCGACGAGTGCCGTACCGGCTCCCCCGCGCACCAGACCGATACCGGCCCACAGGTTGGGATGGATCTCCAGGCCGTCGCGCCCGCCGCCGTGCAGGGCGAGCATGCGCTTCTGCCCCTCGGACTCGCTGCGGGCCAGCCCGGCCTGCACGGCGGCGACGGTCTCGGGGTCGAAGCCGTCGAGGAGCCGCCGCGCCTCGGCCCAGGCCTGTTCGGCGGTGTCGCGGGTGATGACGTGGAGGCGGATCCCGAAGCGGACGGTCCGGCCCTCCTTCTCGGCCAGGGTCCGGATCCAGGCGGTCTTCTCGGCCACGGCGGCGGGCGGCTCGCCCCAGGTGAGGTACACGTCCGCGTGGCGGGCGGCCACCTCACCCGCGGCGGGCGAGGAACCGCCGAAGTAGATCTCCGGCACCGGATCGGGCACCCGGGCCAGCCGCGCGTCCTCGACCCGGACGTGCTCGCCCGCCAGATCCACCGTCCGCCCCTGCCACAGTGCCCGGACGACCTGGAGGAATTCGTCGGTACGGGCGTAGCGGGCGTCCTTGTCGAGGAAGTCGCCGTAGGCGCGCTGCTCCTGGCTCTCCCCGCCCGTGACGACGTTGAGCAGCAGCCGCCCGCCGCTCTGCCGCTGGAAGGTCGAGGCCATCTGCGCGGCGAGCGTCGGTGAGACGAAGCCGGGCCTGAAGGCGACCAGGAACTTCAGCCGCTCGGTGTGCCGGCTGACCATGGCCGTGGTGAGCCAGGCGTCCTCGCACCAGGCGCCGGTGGGGGTCAGCGCGCCGGTGAAGCCCAGGTCCTCGGCCGCGCGGGCGATCTGGGCGAGGTAGCCGACGCCGGGCGGCCGGTCACCGCCGGTCGCGGTGGCCGGGGTGCCGTGGCCGCCGCCCACGACGTGCCGGCTGTCGCCGTTGGTCGGCAGGAACCA
Coding sequences:
- a CDS encoding putative leader peptide codes for the protein MMERPESPADRAERAGRPPLLLTSRRHIDLLRVSSAASSTR
- a CDS encoding LLM class flavin-dependent oxidoreductase, which produces MSLTFHWFLPTNGDSRHVVGGGHGTPATATGGDRPPGVGYLAQIARAAEDLGFTGALTPTGAWCEDAWLTTAMVSRHTERLKFLVAFRPGFVSPTLAAQMASTFQRQSGGRLLLNVVTGGESQEQRAYGDFLDKDARYARTDEFLQVVRALWQGRTVDLAGEHVRVEDARLARVPDPVPEIYFGGSSPAAGEVAARHADVYLTWGEPPAAVAEKTAWIRTLAEKEGRTVRFGIRLHVITRDTAEQAWAEARRLLDGFDPETVAAVQAGLARSESEGQKRMLALHGGGRDGLEIHPNLWAGIGLVRGGAGTALVGSHSEVADRIAEYHRLGIDEFVLSGYPHLEEAYWFGENVLPLLAARGLWKNPAEPPAATPHVPFAGSPVPR